Sequence from the Arcobacter sp. CECT 8986 genome:
ACCATTTGGAGTTGATATAATAACTCCATCTCCATAATAAGAATTAAAAGGTTTTCCATCAATTTTTGCATCTATTTTAATCATAGAAGATAATGATTTTCTTGAGATTACAATATCATTAAAAGCAAAAAAAGTTCTAATATTTGTACTTCCTTTTATAATCATTCTACTATCAATTCTATAATTATCAGTCTCTAAATTATTTAAAAAATTGTCTAAATCTGCAATTTTTAAATCAGTCAAGAAACCTAAATTACCTAAATTTATACCTAATACAGGTTTGTTTGATTTGAAGGTTCTTCTCACAACAGATATTAATGTTCCATCTCCACCAATAGAAGCAAAAAAATCTACTGTTTCACAAATCATATCTAAATCATGTCCCTCTTCACCTATCATTGAAGCACTACTTCTTTCTAAGAATACTTCAATATTATGTTTTTCAAAACACTGTTTGATTATAAAATAGTTCTCTTTTATTTGAGGAGTTGAAGGTCGTAAGACAATTCCAACTTTTGATTTTGAATGTAGTTTTTCTTTAGATATTTTGTGCAAAGTTTTACCTTCTTTATTATAAATTGCACTATTTTATCTAATTTGAGAATAAAAATGCTTTAAATTAACAAATTGTAATATTTTTGTAAAAAAAAAGGCCCAGTTAAAAAACTGAGCCTTTAAAATTTACAGATATGTTATTTAAAACTAAAGTTTAAATTATCCGTTTCTTTTTTTGATGATTTCGTCAGAAACATTTTTTGGAACTTCTGCATAAGAATCAAATAACATAGAGTATGTTGCTCTACCTTGAGACATTGATCTTAAGTCAGTAGAGTAACCGAACATTTCAGATAATGGAATCATTGCAGTAACTAGTTTAACCCCAGCTCTGTCATCCATAGATTGAACTTGTCCTCTTCTTTTGTTACAATCTCCAATAACATCTCCCATATATTCTTCAGGAGTTTCAATTTCAACTTTCATCATTGGTTCAAGAATAACTGCTTGTGCTTCAGCTTTTCTACAACCTTGTTTGAATCCCATAGAAGCAGCAAGTTTAAATGCCATTTCAGATGAGTCAACGTCGTGGTAAGAACCATCATATAATGTAACTTCGATATCTACCATTGGATAACCAGCTAAGATACCACCAGCCATTGCTTCTTCACAACCTTTTTGAACTGCAGGAATATACTCTTTTGGTACAACCCCACCTTTAATTTCATTGTTGAATTTAAAGTTATCATCTGAATCAACTAATGGTTTAATGTCTAAGTATACGTGACCGTATTGACCTTTACCACCAGATTGTTTAGCATATTTGTACTCTTGTTTAATAGGATTTTTAATAGTTTCTCTATAAGCAACTTGAGGAGCACCAACTTCAGCTTCTACTTTAAATTCTCTTTTCATTCTATCTACAAGAATTTCAAGGTGTAATTCACCCATTCCTGAAATAATAGTTTGTCCAGATTCTTCATCAGTAGCAACTCTAAATGATGGATCTTCTTCTGCAAGTTTACCTAAAGCAATACCCATTTTTTCTTGGTCAGCTTTTGTTTTTGGCTCAACCGCAACAGAGATAACTGGTTCTGGGAATTCCATTCTTTCTAAGATAACTGGATCTTTTTCAGAAGCTAAAGTATCACCAGTAATAGTAGCTTTAAGACCAACTACTGCACCGATTTCACCAGCATATAACTCAGAAACCTCTTCTCTATTGTTAGAGTGCA
This genomic interval carries:
- a CDS encoding NAD(+)/NADH kinase, which encodes MHKISKEKLHSKSKVGIVLRPSTPQIKENYFIIKQCFEKHNIEVFLERSSASMIGEEGHDLDMICETVDFFASIGGDGTLISVVRRTFKSNKPVLGINLGNLGFLTDLKIADLDNFLNNLETDNYRIDSRMIIKGSTNIRTFFAFNDIVISRKSLSSMIKIDAKIDGKPFNSYYGDGVIISTPNGSTAYNLSVGGPLVYPLTDVFIVTPVAPHSLTQRPLVLPADFEIEFTVSDNQGAVVIVDGQDIYEIEHNQSVKIQIASKKAKLIHRKERNYFEVLNEKLQWGK